The sequence AGCAATTTATGAATCTGTACTACACGACCAAGAAGCCGAATCCGATTATGAAAAAAACGTTATTAGAACCTTTGGCACCAAGACAAGGTTGATGGTCACGCATTGGGCTGATGAAATAACATCAGCAGTTACCCCCCCCCCCGCAATTCTCGATTATGGATGTGGGACGGGTCAAGTGAGTCGCGTCATGACTCATTATATTAAACCACTTTTTGCTTTTGATATATCCGAACAAAGTCTTCGCAAGTGCATGCGAGAGAATGGTGTTCTGGGAGTTTTGGCAAATTCTCTTTATCTTCCATTCAAGAAAAATGCATTTAAAATTGTCTGCATAAATGGTGTATTGCATCACATTGTAGATCTTGAAAGAGCGGTTCGTGAATTGGCACGAGTTACTGAGGAAACGATATATATATCAGAAGGCATCCCAAGAGGAAGACCCTCTTTTGCCAAGATAACAATCTATCCAGGACTTAAACGGAAAACTGCGTATTTCTGCTACTTAGTGCTTTATTGGTTTTATATTTGTGTAGGTATAGGGAAAAGGTTAGGAAAGAAATTGACAACTATACTTTTTTGTTTAAGCCAAAATCATACATCACTTCATGGTAGTAAATATGAACGACCACTAAATGTTTCAGAAGTAGAATCACTTATGATAAAAAACGGATTTAAACGGAATAGATTGCTTTACTATACAAATATTGATATTCCTGGCGATGGAGCTTTTAAGAATCTGTTAACCAAAATTCTAGTCAATGAAATTGTAGGTACACATTTTGACCTAAGAATGGATAAGGATTTTACCAACTGCGTGGAATCCACTTTATGTTAGGACAGTCACAAACATGCTCAATGTAGTACGAAATGTTGTACAAAAAGATCTTTGCTCTGGTTGTGGTGTTTGCGCTGGTGTATGCCCAACTGATGCTCTTTCGATGAAGATTCAGGAAAACGGAGATCTTACACCATCTGTGGATGTTGTATTGTGTAGGGACAAATGTCATATGTGTCTGGATATCTGCCCTTTTTCTCAAGGACTTTATAACCCACGCGAGAGAAATACAGAATTATTTAATCTTACCTCCGACACAAAGTACGATGCTGATATTGGCTGGTTTTCTGATTGCTTCGTAGGATACAGGAGAGATGAAACACTTCGCAAAAACAGCTCTTCAGGTGGCTTAGCAACATGGTGCCTAGAAGGGCTTCTCAAAAGAGGACTTGTTACATGTGTAGCGGTAACTCGAATTGCTCGAAATAAAGATAAAGGCTTTTTTGAGTTCTACGCTGCTTCATCTGTTGATGAACTACGACAATCTGCCGGAAGTATTTATCATCCGGTGGAATTGTCTGAGATTGTAAAAGAAATAACTGCTGATAGAAGTAAACGATGGGCTATCATAGGAGTTCCCTGTTTGTGCACTGCGATTCGCAATAGTGTACAATTGAAGAAAACAGTGCCTTTTGTTCTCGGCCTAGCATGTGGTATGTATCAAAATACTTATTATACAGAATTTCTGCTTTCCAAAAGCGGTGTGAATCGTACTAACATAAAAAAAATTGAGTACCGGCGAAAATCGGATGGTGGACCGCCATCCGATTATCGGTTCCGCGGAACCGATAATCGAGGAACAGGAAAAGAGGTACCGTATCGGGGTTTGCCTTTCTACCTTGGCAAAAACGCATATTTTCGCCTGAATGCCTGTAATTCTTGTATGGACGTTTTCTCGGAGATGGCAGACGCATGCTTTATGGACGCATGGTTGCCTGCTTATTATCAGGAACCGAAAGGTACCTCGCTGGTTGTAGTAAGAAACAGGAACTTGATTGAACTGCTCCGGGAAGGACAGATTAGGGGCGAAATATCGATTGATAAGATTTGCCCAGAGGAAGTGGTAGAAAGTCAACGGGGGCATGTCAGGCGTAAACGAGAACTGATCTATATGCGCCGTGGAATGCGCGAACCAGATGATACAGGACGAGCAAAACCCACGGCCATGGAGAAAATCATTTGGTTATTACAGAGGCACGCCCAGAATAGGAGTAAGAGGGCATGGGTAAAGTACGGACGCAAATACGGACGATTGGCATTTTGGCTTGCAATAGTTGATGTACTCTTTATGCAGAGTATTACAACTATTGTATGGAAGGCAAACCAATTGCCAGGTAGGTTGATTCGAAAATATCGAGACATTTTATCTCGGATGAAAGGCAAGGAGTGAGCGCGAAATCACCAAGGGTACTTTTGATCGGCATCGGCGGCGTGTATAATTACGGTTGTGAGGCTATCGTACGGGGTACAGAAGCAATAATTCGGAAAGAATATCCTGAGGCTGACATCGTTTATGCCTCTAAACGTCCCTCTGATGACCAAAGAAGATTGGAGGGTTCAAAAGTGCAAATTATTCAAAGAGGGATGCTTAGTCGTTATTCTGTAAAAAACATTTGCAGGAAATTACTTTCTTTATGCGATATCAGATGGTCTCCCATGGAAGATTCTTTGAAGTTGCTTAAGAATGTAGATACCGTTTTATCAATAGGGGGAGATATTTATACACTTCATCCTAAAGGTAATTATTCTTTGTCACTTCCAAAGTTTGGTAATGCTGCGCAGAAACGAGGAGTGCCATACGTCCTGTGGGGTGCTTCAGTAGGTCCCTTCTCAGATAATCCAAGAGCCGAAATGGTATTTGCAAGACATCTAAAAAAGCTGAGTCTAATCACTGCTCGTGAATCTGCTACTGTTGAATATTTACGGACTTTGGGGGTTCGTGATAATGTTGTTCCCTGCGCCGACCCGGCCTTTTTGATTGCATCTGAGATTAAGGCAAGTCATACACAGCAATGTAATGGCTTAACTATTGGTATTAATCTCAGTCCCTTATCAACTCGCTATACCAAATATTCCCTGGAAGATTCCATTCAAATGCAAGCGAATACAATACAAGGCATTATAAAAACGTTCAATGCACGCATTATATTGATTCCACATGTTGTGTGTAATTTTAACGAGAACGATGATGATCTCCGATACTTGCAGAGAGTCAAGGGAGCAATTGAGCCTGGATATCAGGATAAAATTAAGCTTTTGGACTCCGACGCGGGATTTGTTGGGGTCAAGAAAGAATTAGTCAAATGTGACTTGGTTGTAGCGGCGCGAATGCATTGTGCGATTAATGCGCTCGCCGCCCATGTTCCTACAATTCTGGTCTCATACAGCCGCAAGGCCGTAGGTATGTGTCGATATGTGTACAATAATAGTGATTGGGTCGTTTCTTTGGATGAATTCTTACCTGATAACATCTCGTGGAAGGTAACCAGACTGATTGATCAAATAGAGAAAACACGTGGCTATTTGGCAAAGCGTATCCCAGAGATTCAGCAGGATGCATACAGACCAGTGCAAATATTGAAGGAAATGTTAGAAGGAAGGCGTGGGTAGAAGAATCTTTATAATTGGCGGTGAATGTAACGTTTTTGTGAGAAAATAAGGCATTTTCTTAACCATAAGGCCTGATTAAACAAAGAAAATTATTAGCTATGCTTACCGTCTTATCTATTTTTGGCACCCGTCCTGAAGCCATTAAGATGGCGCCGGTTATAAAGGAACTGGAAAAACACCCTGATAGATTTCGCTCCCTTGTTTGTGTTACTGCTCAACACCGGCAGATGTTGGATCAGGTGCTAGACCTGTTCGGCATTGTCCCGGATTTTGATCTAGACCTTATGCAGGAGAATCAGACGTTATCCCAATTAACTGCCAGGGTTTTAACCTCCCTGGAGTCTGTGTTGCGTGAGGTAAAACCAGACTGGATTTTAGTGCAGGGCGATACCACAACAACCATGGCTGCAAGCATGGCAGCTTTTTATCACGGGATACGTGTGGGGCATGTCGAAGCCGGCCTCAGAACAAATAATAAGCACGCCCCATTCCCTGAAGAAATTAATCGCCGCGTTACTTCGGTAATTGCCGATCTGCACTTTGCGCCAACAAACAGGGCACGGCAGGCGTTATTGTCAGAAGGTATTCCGCAAAATAAAATCTGTGTTACCGGTAACACCGTCATTGATGCCCTATTGTGGGTAAGGCAGGAAGTGAGTAAAAATCTACCTCATATCCCATCTGATTTAAAAAATGCCCTCAATGGGAAAAAGATGATCCTTGTTACCGGGCACAGGAGGGAAAGCTTTGGCAAGGCTTTTGAGCAGATATGCCTCGCCATTCGCGATTTGGCTTCCCTTCATCCCGATGTTTGCATTGTGTACCCCGTTCATTTAAATCCTAACGTAAAAGAGCCTGTACACAGGATTTTAGGAAACGTGGATCGGATACATTTAATAGAACCCTTGCCCTATGCTTCTTTTGTTTGGCTAATGGA comes from Candidatus Brocadia sp. and encodes:
- a CDS encoding polysaccharide pyruvyl transferase family protein gives rise to the protein MSRHFISDERQGVSAKSPRVLLIGIGGVYNYGCEAIVRGTEAIIRKEYPEADIVYASKRPSDDQRRLEGSKVQIIQRGMLSRYSVKNICRKLLSLCDIRWSPMEDSLKLLKNVDTVLSIGGDIYTLHPKGNYSLSLPKFGNAAQKRGVPYVLWGASVGPFSDNPRAEMVFARHLKKLSLITARESATVEYLRTLGVRDNVVPCADPAFLIASEIKASHTQQCNGLTIGINLSPLSTRYTKYSLEDSIQMQANTIQGIIKTFNARIILIPHVVCNFNENDDDLRYLQRVKGAIEPGYQDKIKLLDSDAGFVGVKKELVKCDLVVAARMHCAINALAAHVPTILVSYSRKAVGMCRYVYNNSDWVVSLDEFLPDNISWKVTRLIDQIEKTRGYLAKRIPEIQQDAYRPVQILKEMLEGRRG
- a CDS encoding UDP-N-acetylglucosamine 2-epimerase (non-hydrolyzing) encodes the protein MLTVLSIFGTRPEAIKMAPVIKELEKHPDRFRSLVCVTAQHRQMLDQVLDLFGIVPDFDLDLMQENQTLSQLTARVLTSLESVLREVKPDWILVQGDTTTTMAASMAAFYHGIRVGHVEAGLRTNNKHAPFPEEINRRVTSVIADLHFAPTNRARQALLSEGIPQNKICVTGNTVIDALLWVRQEVSKNLPHIPSDLKNALNGKKMILVTGHRRESFGKAFEQICLAIRDLASLHPDVCIVYPVHLNPNVKEPVHRILGNVDRIHLIEPLPYASFVWLMDHAYAILTDSGGIQEEAPSLGKPVFVMREVTERPEGIYAGCVALVGTDKDKIVASVSTLLRNEEMYKAMSEAKNPYGDGKAAARIVEALFS
- a CDS encoding methyltransferase domain-containing protein produces the protein MNSELLEILCCPLCYGDVVENSRSLHCKLCAHEYPLLDGIPDMRVYESKSYTNEFNKEQAIYESVLHDQEAESDYEKNVIRTFGTKTRLMVTHWADEITSAVTPPPAILDYGCGTGQVSRVMTHYIKPLFAFDISEQSLRKCMRENGVLGVLANSLYLPFKKNAFKIVCINGVLHHIVDLERAVRELARVTEETIYISEGIPRGRPSFAKITIYPGLKRKTAYFCYLVLYWFYICVGIGKRLGKKLTTILFCLSQNHTSLHGSKYERPLNVSEVESLMIKNGFKRNRLLYYTNIDIPGDGAFKNLLTKILVNEIVGTHFDLRMDKDFTNCVESTLC